A section of the Rossellomorea marisflavi genome encodes:
- a CDS encoding aspartate aminotransferase family protein has translation MTIQQLLSNQALLNQQERRESNARSYPRRIPLAIKEAEGVHVTDMEGKMYIDCLAGAGTLALGHNHPVIIEAMERVIRDKRPLHTLDLTTPVKEEFITELFSFLPEGFRERAKIQFCGPTGGDAIEAAMKLVKTATGRQSILTFQGGYHGATHGTMAISGNLSPKKGVHGLMPDTHFLPYPYTYRCPFGVGGEATHEISARYIENLLDDPESGILPPAAMILETVQGEGGSIPAPIKWLREMRRITRERGIPLIIDEVQTGIGRTGKVFSFEHAGIVPDVIVLSKAIGGSLPLSVVVYDKDLDVWGPGAHIGTFRGNQMAMATGTATLRYLKENQLEKHAALLGESLLATLSELQEDVPQIGEVRGRGLMVGVEIIDPTLPASSSGSHPANAELASRIQRECFERGLILEVGGRQGAVVRFLPPLIITQEQLREVMSIFRDAVLASVER, from the coding sequence ATGACGATCCAACAATTGTTGTCCAATCAAGCGTTACTCAATCAGCAGGAGAGAAGAGAATCCAATGCCCGCTCCTATCCGCGCAGGATCCCCCTCGCCATAAAGGAGGCAGAGGGTGTCCATGTGACAGACATGGAAGGGAAAATGTATATTGACTGTTTGGCAGGAGCTGGAACACTGGCGCTCGGACATAATCATCCCGTCATCATCGAAGCTATGGAGCGAGTGATACGCGATAAGCGGCCTTTACATACATTAGATCTGACCACTCCGGTCAAAGAAGAATTTATCACTGAGCTATTCTCATTCCTTCCAGAAGGATTCAGGGAAAGAGCGAAGATTCAATTTTGCGGTCCTACAGGTGGAGATGCCATCGAAGCGGCAATGAAGCTTGTAAAAACGGCAACGGGAAGGCAAAGCATCCTGACTTTCCAAGGAGGATATCACGGTGCGACGCACGGAACGATGGCGATTTCAGGGAATCTAAGTCCGAAGAAAGGGGTTCATGGACTCATGCCGGATACTCACTTCCTTCCGTATCCATATACCTACCGTTGCCCTTTCGGAGTAGGTGGTGAGGCGACCCATGAAATCAGTGCACGGTACATCGAAAACCTTCTTGATGATCCGGAAAGCGGCATCCTTCCACCCGCTGCCATGATCCTTGAGACCGTACAGGGAGAAGGGGGTTCCATACCAGCCCCGATCAAATGGTTAAGGGAAATGAGGAGGATCACCAGGGAAAGGGGCATTCCCCTCATCATTGATGAAGTACAGACCGGCATCGGCCGTACAGGAAAAGTTTTCTCATTCGAGCATGCTGGGATCGTTCCAGATGTGATCGTTCTCTCAAAAGCAATCGGTGGAAGCCTGCCCCTATCCGTGGTTGTGTATGACAAAGACTTGGACGTATGGGGACCTGGAGCACATATCGGCACGTTCAGGGGCAATCAAATGGCCATGGCAACGGGTACGGCAACCCTCCGCTATTTAAAGGAGAATCAGCTTGAGAAACATGCAGCACTACTCGGTGAATCCCTTTTGGCCACGCTCTCAGAGCTTCAGGAAGACGTTCCCCAAATCGGTGAAGTGAGGGGAAGGGGGCTGATGGTAGGGGTTGAGATCATTGATCCGACCCTCCCTGCTTCATCTTCCGGCAGTCATCCTGCCAATGCCGAGCTTGCAAGCCGTATCCAGCGCGAATGTTTCGAGCGTGGTTTGATCCTTGAAGTTGGTGGAAGGCAAGGAGCGGTCGTCCGGTTCCTTCCACCCTTGATCATCACACAAGAGCAGCTACGGGAAGTGATGAGCATTTTCCGCGATGCCGTATTGGCATCCGTTGAGAGGTAG